Proteins found in one Pontibacter sp. SGAir0037 genomic segment:
- a CDS encoding serine acetyltransferase, with amino-acid sequence MSPISYIFQDWEVNKGNLKGRLVMVLFRLAHPASINKVLHLLWLPYLAFYKVLVEWFLCIELPHWTTVGRNFYLGHGQALVVNGCSVIGENCFFRHSTTIGNIRKDDGSYSGSPIIGNNVELGSNVCIIGEIRIGNNVRIGAGSVVVKDIPDNSIAVGNPARVIRTIEPAKKDLQLEPHLSF; translated from the coding sequence ATGTCTCCTATATCTTATATCTTCCAGGACTGGGAAGTTAACAAGGGTAATTTAAAGGGCAGGCTTGTAATGGTATTGTTCCGGCTTGCACACCCCGCTTCCATCAACAAAGTACTACATCTTCTCTGGCTTCCGTACCTCGCCTTTTATAAGGTACTGGTAGAATGGTTCCTCTGCATCGAACTCCCACACTGGACAACTGTGGGTAGAAACTTTTACCTGGGGCATGGACAGGCTTTGGTTGTAAACGGCTGTTCGGTTATCGGTGAAAACTGCTTCTTCAGACATAGCACCACAATCGGGAACATTCGAAAAGACGATGGCTCCTACTCCGGCTCTCCCATTATCGGCAATAATGTTGAGTTAGGTTCTAACGTTTGTATTATCGGAGAAATCAGAATTGGCAACAACGTAAGAATCGGAGCAGGATCAGTTGTCGTTAAAGATATTCCTGATAACTCTATTGCAGTTGGAAATCCGGCACGGGTAATCAGAACGATAGAGCCTGCAAAAAAGGATCTGCAACTCGAGCCACATCTTTCATTTTAA